The Leptospira sp. WS39.C2 genome contains a region encoding:
- a CDS encoding glycogen/starch synthase: MKILHASAEYFPYTKMGGLADMLASLTKEQAKTEDVYVALPLIGKLGKEPIWTGKEYKALLPEDAKEETMAVSLLTKARFREADESGVKLYFFDSELFRNLESIYGTGEEHYRFAIFSYACYALSQILQVDAFHAHDWHTALSLSLQKNSSHSIPSVFTIHNLAYQGDHPFWMTGFLKEDPFRLVTSPFDHNEKCNYMKAGILSAGQITTVSPGYREETLVEPNGFGLSYVLNKRKANYTGILNGIDPDEWSPKSDKRIFQTYTLETWKEGKRKNKEGLYREIGRPSLPLETPLIGLIGRLTYQKGFPTFLQAFLERRHLPHRYVVLGSGDIETEKVFFHLSETIPDVFYFYRGYNESLAHKIEAASDFFLMPSLFEPCGLNQMYSHVYGTIPIVSRVGGLRDTVEESLELKCKTGIVFEPNDASSLGYALERAKDLFVSPERDHVVENMMNLDWTWNKRKLEYDRIYMKSIERLQ, translated from the coding sequence ATGAAGATTCTCCATGCATCTGCAGAATATTTTCCCTATACCAAGATGGGTGGGCTTGCCGATATGCTCGCTTCTCTCACCAAAGAACAAGCCAAGACTGAAGATGTTTATGTCGCATTGCCACTGATCGGCAAGTTGGGTAAAGAACCAATTTGGACAGGCAAAGAATACAAAGCCCTCCTCCCCGAAGATGCCAAAGAAGAAACCATGGCTGTTTCCTTACTCACAAAAGCAAGGTTTCGGGAAGCGGATGAATCTGGAGTAAAATTGTATTTTTTTGATTCGGAACTGTTTCGAAATTTGGAATCCATTTATGGAACTGGTGAAGAACACTATCGTTTTGCTATTTTTTCCTACGCCTGTTATGCGTTAAGCCAAATCTTACAAGTAGATGCCTTCCATGCCCATGACTGGCATACGGCGCTCTCTCTATCTTTGCAAAAAAACTCAAGCCACTCAATTCCATCTGTATTTACAATTCACAATTTAGCCTACCAAGGGGACCATCCGTTTTGGATGACGGGTTTTCTAAAAGAAGATCCTTTTCGTTTGGTCACAAGTCCATTTGATCACAATGAAAAATGCAATTATATGAAGGCAGGGATCCTTTCGGCTGGCCAAATCACAACGGTGAGCCCAGGTTATCGAGAAGAAACTCTCGTAGAACCCAATGGATTTGGTCTGAGTTATGTATTAAACAAAAGAAAGGCAAATTATACAGGCATCTTAAACGGAATTGATCCAGACGAATGGAGCCCAAAGTCAGACAAACGGATCTTCCAAACCTATACCTTGGAAACTTGGAAAGAGGGCAAACGGAAAAACAAAGAAGGACTTTACCGAGAAATCGGAAGGCCTTCGTTACCATTAGAAACACCGCTCATTGGTCTGATTGGTAGACTCACCTACCAAAAAGGATTTCCTACTTTTTTACAGGCATTTTTGGAAAGACGCCACCTACCACACCGTTATGTGGTTCTAGGTTCTGGTGATATAGAAACTGAAAAAGTATTTTTCCATTTATCAGAAACAATACCCGATGTGTTTTATTTTTACCGAGGCTATAACGAATCATTAGCTCATAAAATAGAAGCTGCCAGTGATTTTTTTCTCATGCCATCACTCTTTGAACCTTGTGGTTTAAACCAAATGTACAGCCATGTTTATGGAACCATTCCCATTGTTTCTCGTGTGGGTGGGCTTCGCGATACAGTAGAAGAATCATTAGAACTTAAATGCAAAACAGGGATTGTTTTTGAACCGAATGACGCGAGTTCGCTTGGGTATGCATTAGAACGAGCCAAGGATTTGTTCGTTTCTCCCGAAAGGGACCATGTAGTGGAAAACATGATGAATCTGGATTGGACTTGGAACAAACGTAAATTAGAATATGATAGAATTTATATGAAATCAATTGAACGATTACAGTAA
- a CDS encoding DUF1761 domain-containing protein, translating to MLEIFLRLNWTAVLLAFFAYFFLGYVWFTILFKKLYRISLGKENEKEQPLTMIFVVGPGICTFVILLTTAILCSTLQIHQTVEALKWGVLIGIGYLSANTFTIAINPNIPRPILYGAISSVYHLVGINIASFLLIQNF from the coding sequence ATGTTAGAAATTTTTTTACGTTTGAATTGGACAGCAGTCCTGTTGGCTTTTTTTGCCTATTTTTTTCTAGGTTATGTTTGGTTTACCATTCTCTTCAAAAAACTATATCGAATTTCACTAGGAAAAGAAAACGAGAAGGAACAACCGTTAACAATGATATTTGTTGTTGGTCCGGGAATTTGTACCTTTGTCATATTGCTAACAACAGCAATATTATGTTCTACATTACAAATACACCAAACTGTTGAAGCACTCAAGTGGGGAGTTTTGATTGGAATTGGATATTTGTCTGCCAATACATTTACTATTGCGATCAACCCAAACATTCCGAGGCCAATTCTGTATGGTGCCATTTCGAGCGTTTATCATCTAGTAGGAATCAATATCGCCTCTTTTTTACTCATCCAAAATTTCTAA
- a CDS encoding DUF5329 family protein: MRHYFFQSTLSSILLLIVLFAFTPIFSQTKPCVSLSEEEKIQTLLKKIGTFNGSFIRNGEAHTAKDAENHLRYKLKEAKNSFFAPDPKDWTAKLFIDKVATKSFISGTLYMIRYPDGKEKPSASWLNEELKKIEKCL; the protein is encoded by the coding sequence ATGAGACATTATTTTTTTCAATCCACTTTGAGTTCAATATTACTATTGATTGTTCTTTTTGCTTTCACTCCAATTTTTTCACAAACAAAACCATGTGTTTCTCTCTCAGAAGAGGAAAAGATCCAAACATTATTAAAAAAAATTGGAACTTTTAACGGGAGTTTCATTCGGAACGGTGAAGCTCATACTGCAAAAGATGCAGAGAATCATTTGCGTTACAAATTAAAAGAAGCAAAAAATTCATTTTTTGCTCCTGATCCCAAAGATTGGACAGCGAAATTATTTATTGATAAAGTGGCAACAAAATCATTTATTTCAGGGACTTTATATATGATACGTTATCCTGATGGAAAGGAAAAACCAAGTGCATCTTGGCTAAATGAGGAATTGAAAAAAATTGAAAAATGCCTATAA
- a CDS encoding NAD(P)H-binding protein, whose translation MKVFVYGGSGLVGGNLIKELQSKGHEVFAGTRKPADQKNDANLTWVLADSKNPNQGIEILESVDAAFFLSPPGETNQFEILSPWINKAKQVGIQKLVLMTAMGVEHAPPEAPFRKTEILLEGSGLSWNIIRPNWFMQNFHTFWIAGIKQDGKIYFPGGNANVSFIDARDIASVAAVLLTTDGFKNQAITLTGRESIDHIQVSKYLTTVSGKNIEYIDVDPKVFESSLVSAGLSEDYAAFLVMIAGALKEGFASPIVDSVKNITGKEPISFQKYAEDHANAWK comes from the coding sequence ATGAAAGTATTTGTATATGGCGGATCAGGGCTTGTTGGTGGGAATCTCATCAAAGAATTACAATCGAAAGGGCATGAAGTATTTGCTGGCACACGAAAACCAGCGGACCAAAAAAATGATGCAAACCTTACTTGGGTTTTAGCAGATTCAAAAAATCCGAACCAAGGGATTGAAATTTTAGAATCAGTTGATGCTGCGTTTTTCCTAAGTCCTCCAGGTGAAACCAACCAATTTGAGATCCTTTCACCTTGGATCAACAAGGCAAAACAAGTTGGAATACAAAAACTTGTTCTTATGACAGCAATGGGTGTCGAACATGCGCCTCCTGAAGCTCCTTTCCGAAAAACAGAAATTCTTTTAGAAGGATCTGGGCTTTCATGGAACATTATCCGTCCCAATTGGTTTATGCAAAACTTTCATACCTTTTGGATTGCTGGGATCAAACAAGATGGAAAAATCTATTTCCCTGGTGGAAATGCAAATGTTAGTTTCATCGATGCAAGAGACATTGCTTCTGTAGCAGCAGTCCTATTGACAACTGATGGATTCAAAAACCAAGCAATCACTCTCACTGGTAGGGAATCAATCGATCACATCCAAGTATCAAAATACTTAACCACTGTCAGTGGAAAAAATATAGAATACATTGATGTAGATCCAAAAGTATTTGAATCTTCACTTGTGTCAGCAGGACTTTCTGAAGATTATGCTGCTTTCCTTGTGATGATTGCTGGTGCCTTAAAAGAAGGATTTGCATCTCCTATCGTAGACTCTGTCAAAAATATAACTGGAAAAGAACCAATTTCATTTCAGAAATACGCAGAAGACCATGCGAATGCTTGGAAATAA
- a CDS encoding TetR family transcriptional regulator, translated as MTRAQIIERSPKKRAVLEKDKLSKRASIIQAAASLLQKKDWSELSMDEVAKRAKIAKGTLYLYFPTKEDLCLRIHSADYESWFMDLNDFLSNAQKIDAEIFSNWFVNSMDRHLRFLKLLPIVPTILEKNASVQTIKEFKTNLKSQISSVLPLIIRYFPFFNEQSGFLFLMQCHALAVGSWSHGFPSNQVKEAVKDTELEIFMLDYKKFLEISILNLLKGHSGLQII; from the coding sequence ATGACTCGAGCACAAATAATAGAACGTTCACCTAAAAAAAGAGCGGTTTTAGAGAAAGACAAACTATCAAAACGTGCATCAATCATACAAGCTGCTGCATCTTTACTCCAAAAAAAAGATTGGTCCGAACTTTCAATGGATGAAGTTGCAAAACGTGCAAAGATTGCAAAAGGAACTTTGTATTTATATTTTCCCACAAAAGAAGACCTTTGCCTTCGGATTCATAGTGCAGATTATGAATCATGGTTCATGGATTTGAACGATTTTTTATCCAATGCCCAAAAGATAGATGCAGAGATTTTTTCAAATTGGTTTGTCAATTCTATGGATCGACATTTGCGTTTTTTAAAATTACTTCCGATAGTACCAACGATATTAGAAAAAAATGCAAGTGTACAAACAATCAAAGAGTTCAAAACAAATTTAAAATCACAAATCAGTTCTGTATTACCTCTCATCATCCGATACTTTCCCTTTTTTAATGAACAATCTGGTTTTTTATTTTTGATGCAATGCCATGCTTTGGCTGTTGGTTCTTGGTCACATGGATTTCCATCAAACCAAGTAAAAGAAGCAGTAAAAGATACAGAACTTGAAATTTTTATGTTGGATTATAAAAAGTTTTTAGAAATCTCAATCTTAAATTTATTAAAAGGTCATTCTGGATTACAGATTATTTAA
- the pckA gene encoding phosphoenolpyruvate carboxykinase (ATP) produces the protein MSVSTNLKGLAELGLKPSEVFHNLSYEEIYQHELNNKEGVTSDNGTMMVDTGIFTGRSPKDKYFVDEPSSQNNIWWGPVNTKVSEAIFNELYAEVTKFLDNKKLYVFDGHAGTNDDTRISLRVVTERAWQHHFCTNMFLRPTKEELAKLNPEFTIINASGYKNAKYKEHGLNSEVFVIFHLAKKICIIGGTEYGGEMKKGIFSVMNYYLPLKNVLTMHCSANVGKDGDSALFFGLSGTGKTTLSTDPNRKLIGDDEHGWDDNGIFNIEGGCYAKTINLDPKTEPEIYAAIRRDALLENVVFDAATKKVDYSSAAKTENTRVSYPIFHIDNIQPGSKAGHPNTVIFLTYDAYGVLPAVSKLSIEQAMYHFLSGYTAKVAGTERGVKEPQATFSACFGQAFMTLHPTYYAKLLGEKMKKHQVNAYLINTGLVGGKYGVGKRMNLPATRQIINEILNGNIEKSEFEKHPVFQVSFPKTVNGVDAHILNPRNAWENKEEYDKTAADLAKQFVENYKKYLTGSKEFDFSQYGPVA, from the coding sequence ATGTCAGTATCTACTAATCTAAAGGGCCTTGCTGAACTCGGCCTAAAACCGTCCGAAGTCTTCCATAACTTATCATACGAAGAAATTTACCAGCACGAATTGAATAACAAAGAAGGCGTAACTTCTGATAACGGAACGATGATGGTGGATACAGGGATTTTTACGGGTCGTTCCCCAAAAGACAAATACTTTGTCGATGAACCTTCTTCTCAAAACAACATTTGGTGGGGACCAGTAAACACAAAGGTTTCCGAAGCAATTTTTAACGAACTCTACGCAGAAGTAACGAAATTCCTCGATAACAAAAAATTATACGTATTTGATGGCCATGCTGGAACAAACGACGACACACGTATCTCCCTCCGTGTGGTGACTGAAAGAGCTTGGCAACACCACTTTTGCACGAACATGTTCCTTCGCCCTACAAAAGAAGAACTCGCAAAACTAAACCCAGAGTTTACTATCATCAACGCATCTGGTTATAAAAACGCAAAATACAAAGAACACGGCCTCAATTCTGAAGTGTTTGTGATTTTCCACTTAGCAAAAAAAATCTGTATCATCGGTGGAACGGAATACGGTGGGGAAATGAAAAAAGGGATTTTCTCTGTCATGAACTACTACCTACCACTCAAAAACGTTCTTACGATGCACTGCTCTGCAAACGTTGGAAAAGACGGAGATAGCGCACTTTTTTTTGGTCTTTCTGGAACAGGAAAAACAACTCTTTCCACAGACCCAAATCGTAAACTCATTGGTGATGACGAACATGGTTGGGACGATAACGGAATCTTCAACATTGAAGGTGGATGTTATGCAAAAACCATCAACCTAGATCCAAAAACAGAACCAGAAATCTATGCAGCCATCCGTCGTGATGCACTTCTCGAAAACGTTGTGTTTGATGCGGCTACTAAAAAGGTAGATTACTCTTCTGCTGCGAAAACAGAAAACACACGAGTATCTTATCCAATTTTCCACATCGACAACATCCAACCAGGATCAAAAGCAGGTCACCCAAACACTGTGATCTTCCTTACTTATGATGCTTATGGTGTTCTCCCTGCGGTTTCTAAACTTTCTATCGAACAAGCGATGTACCACTTCCTTTCTGGTTATACAGCAAAGGTTGCAGGAACTGAGCGTGGTGTGAAAGAACCACAAGCAACGTTCTCAGCTTGTTTTGGTCAGGCGTTTATGACTCTCCACCCAACATACTATGCAAAGTTACTCGGTGAAAAAATGAAAAAACACCAAGTGAATGCATACCTCATCAACACTGGACTTGTTGGTGGAAAGTATGGTGTTGGAAAGAGGATGAACCTTCCTGCCACTCGCCAAATCATCAATGAAATCCTCAACGGAAACATTGAAAAATCCGAGTTTGAAAAACACCCAGTATTCCAAGTATCTTTCCCTAAAACCGTTAATGGTGTGGATGCACATATCCTAAACCCACGTAACGCTTGGGAAAACAAAGAAGAATATGACAAAACTGCCGCTGACCTTGCGAAACAATTTGTAGAAAACTACAAAAAGTATCTCACTGGTTCCAAAGAATTTGATTTCAGCCAATACGGCCCTGTAGCGTAA
- a CDS encoding RNA polymerase sigma factor, with product MIDDPHLSLLENCLQGKTKALEELIQFFQPKVFALALKFLWNPEDAEDATQEILVKVITNLGGFRKESKLSTWIYKIANNHLINVKKSKLETKQIHFRSIREELHRTQYSNNSAFIETSDSLADLDTQNKLSNMVLHVQVACTYAMLQSLTRKYRMAYLLGEVFSISSEEGGYVMGIRPDSFRQLLSRSRNQLEQFLGKECSLTNKNNPCQCKNRIRYASKVGRIRSYLNLSEQMKKDGRWNEIKPLLPETTKIRKAADVFRNQPTFLPKKNQLENIRTLLNNSFPFSAR from the coding sequence ATGATCGATGATCCACATTTATCTCTTTTAGAGAATTGTTTACAAGGTAAAACAAAAGCATTGGAAGAATTGATTCAATTCTTCCAGCCAAAAGTATTTGCTCTGGCACTCAAATTTTTATGGAATCCAGAAGACGCAGAAGATGCTACACAAGAAATTTTAGTCAAAGTGATTACGAATCTTGGTGGGTTTCGTAAAGAAAGTAAACTTTCCACTTGGATTTATAAAATAGCAAATAATCATCTCATCAATGTTAAAAAATCAAAACTGGAAACAAAACAAATTCACTTCCGAAGCATTCGAGAAGAATTACATAGAACCCAATACAGCAACAATTCAGCTTTCATAGAAACATCCGATTCCTTAGCTGACCTGGATACACAAAACAAACTTTCAAATATGGTTTTACATGTACAAGTGGCATGCACCTATGCAATGTTACAGAGTTTGACACGTAAGTATAGAATGGCATATCTTTTAGGGGAAGTATTTTCGATTTCGAGTGAAGAAGGTGGGTATGTGATGGGGATTCGTCCTGATTCATTTCGCCAATTATTATCGAGATCACGAAACCAATTGGAACAATTTTTAGGTAAAGAATGTAGTTTAACAAACAAAAACAATCCTTGCCAATGTAAAAATCGAATTCGTTACGCTTCAAAAGTGGGAAGGATTCGTTCTTACTTAAACCTCTCCGAACAAATGAAAAAAGATGGTAGGTGGAATGAAATAAAACCTCTCCTTCCTGAAACTACAAAAATAAGAAAAGCAGCCGATGTCTTTCGCAACCAACCAACTTTTTTACCGAAAAAAAACCAACTTGAAAATATTAGAACTTTGTTAAATAACTCGTTTCCATTCTCTGCTAGGTGA
- a CDS encoding DUF1304 domain-containing protein translates to MKLLSLILTGFVAVEHVFILVLEMFLWKTEFGMKVFQLTPETAEITAKLAKNQGLYNGFLAAGLFWALFFIKEQNQKFQTILFFLVCVVIAGIYGSATAKFSILFSQGLPAFLALVVHWYANHKK, encoded by the coding sequence ATGAAATTACTTTCACTCATACTCACTGGGTTTGTTGCTGTAGAACATGTTTTCATTTTGGTATTGGAAATGTTTTTATGGAAAACGGAATTTGGAATGAAGGTGTTCCAACTCACACCGGAAACAGCAGAAATCACAGCAAAACTTGCAAAAAACCAAGGTTTGTACAATGGTTTTTTAGCAGCAGGTTTATTTTGGGCGCTTTTTTTTATCAAAGAACAAAACCAAAAATTCCAAACCATTTTGTTTTTTCTCGTTTGTGTTGTCATCGCTGGGATTTATGGATCTGCGACGGCAAAATTTTCAATTTTGTTTTCGCAAGGATTACCTGCTTTTTTAGCATTAGTTGTACATTGGTATGCCAATCATAAAAAATGA
- a CDS encoding YncE family protein, which translates to MFSKIGYSIVCFLFASGLVAQTIESEFIFATNFETRPTFMEGNNPYFVNSGKWLYIGKTADFDEPGVYFYDTSSKERIYKAIPLEAYYLTHTTDFLGQIETKGKRLPLTVYEFLFYEEGNHRAGFVVENKGKASKAKKYFYVGWDLNSNAIDVVEPIYEIPEDDKKSFAQSSYIGYSEKDQAAYFTFAVDADLKDNESEDVTAFIYKIQNQNLTKLKEYQSKFYPYTPEFHPESNQIVIAAYAEAFQNRNPLGYLFQLDTNTFSPFSIPSTPYGICFSKDGKTLYMAAADTGEVRIYITNNLNDVKKTKWGTHGHKLGFWKDSELVWVRNSGLHIYDPKTLKQKKVIPTKKFYKNHVNVSGSVFLPFQKLMLRNILEDPKGGASNRILIAE; encoded by the coding sequence ATGTTTTCAAAAATTGGATATTCGATTGTTTGTTTCCTTTTTGCCAGTGGACTTGTTGCACAAACCATTGAATCAGAGTTTATCTTCGCCACAAATTTTGAAACCCGCCCTACCTTTATGGAAGGTAACAATCCTTACTTTGTCAATAGTGGTAAATGGTTGTACATTGGAAAAACAGCAGACTTTGATGAACCTGGTGTGTATTTTTACGACACTTCCTCAAAAGAAAGAATTTACAAAGCCATTCCCTTAGAAGCATATTACCTAACTCATACAACAGATTTTTTGGGACAAATTGAAACCAAAGGAAAACGCCTTCCACTCACAGTTTACGAATTTTTATTTTATGAAGAGGGAAATCATAGAGCTGGATTTGTTGTCGAAAATAAAGGAAAGGCATCGAAAGCTAAAAAATACTTCTACGTGGGATGGGATTTAAATTCAAATGCCATTGATGTAGTGGAACCAATTTACGAAATCCCAGAAGATGACAAAAAATCATTTGCCCAAAGTTCTTATATTGGTTATTCAGAAAAAGACCAAGCGGCATATTTTACTTTTGCCGTTGATGCTGATTTGAAAGACAATGAATCAGAAGATGTTACAGCCTTCATCTATAAAATTCAAAACCAAAACCTAACCAAATTAAAAGAGTATCAATCTAAATTTTATCCTTACACTCCTGAATTCCATCCTGAATCAAACCAAATCGTGATCGCAGCTTATGCAGAAGCTTTTCAAAATAGAAATCCTTTGGGTTATTTGTTCCAATTGGATACAAATACATTTTCACCGTTTTCAATTCCCTCTACTCCTTATGGAATTTGTTTCTCTAAAGATGGTAAAACACTTTATATGGCTGCTGCAGATACTGGTGAAGTGAGAATTTATATTACAAACAACTTAAATGATGTGAAAAAAACAAAGTGGGGGACTCACGGCCACAAATTGGGTTTTTGGAAAGATAGTGAATTGGTTTGGGTTCGTAATTCAGGACTTCATATTTATGACCCTAAAACATTAAAACAAAAGAAAGTGATCCCGACTAAAAAGTTTTATAAAAACCATGTGAATGTTAGTGGTTCTGTATTTTTACCATTTCAAAAATTAATGTTGAGGAATATTTTAGAAGACCCTAAAGGTGGAGCATCCAATCGAATATTGATTGCAGAGTAA
- a CDS encoding AraC family transcriptional regulator, with protein sequence MDLLSDILFSAGWKNDLLSKGQIFDSFGFHFPCEKSGGFHVVTQGSCYAKIGNKLIQLQKGDLLFITRGIHHELLSDPKAKVVTIERFLNEKMVQKKEQNPVTTFVSVRYEVPSGPVHPLLLELPDYIYIPYENIQKHHSLEDFIQILSKELELNLGTDLIIQRLTDIMLYYMIRIWLQQEENSPVGWIKAFHDKTVLYALEKLHNTFAKDWTIESLAKEIGVSRANLANKFRDVLGIPPMEYLAKLRMEKAKQLFQKGNIGLEEIAQNVGYASAFSFSKAYKRIYGNSPSREWKRVI encoded by the coding sequence ATGGATTTACTTTCAGACATCTTATTTTCAGCCGGTTGGAAAAACGACCTTTTGTCAAAGGGACAAATTTTTGATAGTTTTGGATTCCATTTCCCATGTGAAAAAAGTGGAGGTTTCCATGTCGTCACACAAGGCAGCTGTTATGCGAAAATTGGCAACAAACTCATCCAATTACAAAAAGGAGACTTACTTTTTATCACTAGAGGGATCCACCACGAGTTATTGTCAGATCCAAAAGCAAAAGTAGTCACCATTGAAAGATTTTTGAATGAAAAAATGGTCCAGAAAAAAGAACAAAACCCTGTCACAACATTTGTTTCAGTTCGTTATGAAGTACCGAGTGGACCAGTCCACCCACTTCTTTTGGAGTTACCTGATTATATTTATATACCTTACGAAAATATTCAAAAACACCATTCGTTGGAAGATTTTATTCAAATATTATCAAAGGAATTAGAACTCAATTTAGGTACAGATTTAATCATTCAAAGATTAACGGATATTATGTTGTATTATATGATTCGAATCTGGTTACAGCAGGAAGAAAACTCACCTGTTGGTTGGATCAAAGCTTTCCATGATAAAACTGTTCTTTATGCATTGGAAAAACTACATAATACTTTTGCGAAAGATTGGACCATTGAATCTTTAGCGAAAGAGATTGGAGTGTCTCGTGCCAACCTAGCGAATAAATTTCGCGATGTACTTGGTATCCCTCCAATGGAATATTTGGCTAAACTTCGTATGGAAAAGGCAAAACAATTATTCCAAAAAGGAAATATTGGCTTAGAAGAAATTGCACAAAATGTAGGTTATGCGTCTGCCTTTTCGTTTTCCAAAGCTTACAAACGAATTTATGGAAATTCACCTAGCAGAGAATGGAAACGAGTTATTTAA
- a CDS encoding SOS response-associated peptidase: MCGRFGYTIIKLKDGTEKWIRLIQGTQVFDIKKVEESFRRSPNFEYYPSSFAPVIYSESGMGENHLEFMQWGIKPDWSPKPIFNTREERLFATSFWANAAKFNRCIIPASYFNEWKSEKGTKVKYKIYPKSGESFCFAGIWGKVPDLKSNEFWFSILTQEGNPLMKEVHNSGGNQGRQPVHLTEDHWEAWLDPNISEENQIRKLIKTYPSEFINAEPEFLEPMLF; this comes from the coding sequence ATGTGCGGAAGATTTGGCTACACGATCATCAAATTAAAAGATGGAACAGAGAAGTGGATCCGCCTCATCCAAGGCACACAAGTTTTTGACATCAAGAAAGTGGAAGAATCCTTTCGTCGATCACCTAATTTTGAATATTATCCAAGTTCTTTTGCTCCCGTTATATATTCTGAATCCGGGATGGGTGAAAATCATTTGGAATTTATGCAATGGGGTATAAAACCCGATTGGTCTCCAAAACCTATCTTTAACACTCGGGAGGAACGTTTGTTTGCCACTTCATTTTGGGCAAACGCAGCAAAATTCAACCGTTGTATCATTCCTGCTTCCTATTTTAATGAATGGAAATCTGAAAAAGGCACTAAGGTAAAATATAAAATTTATCCAAAGTCTGGTGAAAGTTTTTGTTTTGCTGGCATTTGGGGAAAAGTTCCAGATTTAAAATCCAATGAGTTTTGGTTCAGCATTCTTACCCAAGAAGGGAATCCTTTGATGAAAGAAGTACATAATTCGGGAGGGAACCAAGGCCGACAACCTGTCCATCTAACAGAAGATCATTGGGAAGCATGGTTGGATCCAAATATTTCAGAAGAAAATCAAATTCGAAAATTAATAAAAACTTATCCAAGTGAATTTATCAATGCGGAACCTGAATTCCTGGAGCCGATGTTATTTTAA
- a CDS encoding helix-turn-helix domain-containing protein, with product MIPTVIEYKPQSQLRPYIDNYLLIQCDEDFSKSIIPHHSFVLTIKLKGNHHYRIQSDIKTLPSISLSGLRKTVKHNTLTKGTEIIIVKFQPWGAFSFFNMSMYELNEIGISGYDVLDKTDLNDLYSKLQETKENLAKIDHLETFLLKLINGKSIDQRILESITQLNHSQGSIKIKEIASDVNLSIDTFEKKFREVIGSTPKQFSSIIRMNSAIREIPKYTSFTKLAYDFGYFDQSHFIKEFKSFTGQTPTEFLT from the coding sequence ATGATTCCAACTGTCATTGAATACAAACCGCAATCACAGCTCAGACCTTATATAGACAATTATCTTTTGATTCAATGTGATGAGGATTTTAGTAAGTCGATTATTCCACACCATTCATTTGTCCTAACGATCAAACTCAAAGGGAATCATCACTATCGGATTCAATCAGATATAAAAACTTTACCCTCCATCTCTTTGTCGGGACTTAGAAAAACAGTAAAACACAATACACTCACCAAAGGAACCGAGATCATTATTGTTAAGTTCCAACCATGGGGAGCCTTTTCTTTTTTCAATATGTCGATGTATGAACTGAATGAGATAGGAATTTCTGGATATGATGTATTAGATAAAACTGATTTGAATGACCTCTACTCAAAACTTCAGGAAACAAAAGAGAATCTTGCAAAGATCGATCATCTCGAAACTTTTTTGTTAAAGTTAATCAATGGTAAATCCATTGATCAAAGAATCTTAGAATCGATTACGCAATTGAATCATTCACAGGGATCAATTAAAATTAAAGAGATTGCCTCCGATGTGAATTTAAGTATCGATACCTTTGAAAAAAAATTTCGAGAAGTGATCGGAAGCACTCCCAAACAATTTTCATCGATCATCCGAATGAATTCGGCAATTCGAGAAATTCCAAAATATACTTCTTTTACCAAATTAGCTTATGATTTTGGGTATTTCGACCAATCACATTTCATCAAAGAGTTTAAATCATTCACAGGACAAACACCTACAGAATTTTTGACTTAA